A stretch of the Euleptes europaea isolate rEulEur1 chromosome 14, rEulEur1.hap1, whole genome shotgun sequence genome encodes the following:
- the LHX2 gene encoding LIM/homeobox protein Lhx2, translating to MLFHSLAGSEMHGVIDEMDRRAKGDAPAISSAIDRGETETHAMPSISSERAALCAGCGGKISDRYYLLAVDKQWHMRCLKCCECKLNLESELTCFSKDGSIYCKEDYYRRFSVQRCARCHLGISASEMVMRARDLVYHLNCFTCSTCAKMLTTGDHFGMKDNLVYCRLHFEALLQGEYQLHFNHAEGAAGKGPALGASAPLGLPYYNGVGTVQKGRPRKRKSPGPGADLAAYNAALSCNENDGDHLDRDQQYPSNQKTKRMRTSFKHHQLRTMKSYFAINHNPDAKDLKQLAQKTGLTKRVLQVWFQNARAKFRRNLLRQENTGVDKTSDSTLQAGTPSGPASEISNASMSPSSTPTTLTDLTNPSMPSVTSVLTSVPGSLEVHESRSPSQTTLTNLF from the exons ATGCTCTTCCACAGCCTGGCCGGCTCGGAGATGCACGGCGTCATCGACGAGATGGACCGGCGAGCCAAGGGCGACGCGCCCGCCATCAGCTCCGCCATCGACCGGGGCGAGACCGAGACG CACGCCATGCCGTCCATCAGCAGCGAGCGGGCGGCCCTGTGCGCCGGCTGCGGGGGCAAGATTTCGGACCGCTACTACCTCCTGGCGGTGGACAAGCAGTGGCACATGCGCTGCCTCAAGTGCTGTGAGTGCAAGCTCAACCTGGAGTCGGAGCTCACCTGCTTCAGCAAGGACGGCAGCATCTATTGCAAGGAGGACTACTACAG GAGGTTTTCGGTGCAGCGCTGCGCCCGCTGCCACTTGGGCATCTCCGCCTCGGAGATGGTGATGCGCGCCCGGGACTTGGTCTACCACTTGAACTGCTTCACTTGCTCGACGTGCGCCAAGATGCTGACGACGGGCGACCACTTCGGCATGAAGGACAACCTGGTCTATTGCCGGCTGCACTTCGAGGCGTTGCTCCAGGGGGAGTACCAGCTGCACTTCAACCACGCCGAGGGGGCGGCGGGCAAAGGCCCCGCGCTGGGCGCCTCCGCCCCCCTGGGACTGCCCTACTACAACGGCGTGGGCACCGTGCAGAAGGGACGGCCGCGGAAAAGGAAGAGCCCCGGACCCGGCGCCGACCTGGCCGCCTACAACGCAG CTTTGAGCTGCAATGAGAATGACGGGGACCACCTGGACCGAGACCAGCAATACCCCAGCAATCAGAAAACGAAGCGCATGAGGACATCTTTCAAACACCACCAGCTGCGGACAATGAAGTCTTATTTTGCTATTAACCACAATCCAGATGCCAAGGACTTGAAACAGCTTGCTCAGAAAACGGGCTTGACCAAGAGAGTTCTCCAG GTCTGGTTTCAAAACGCCCGAGCCAAATTCCGACGGAACCTTTTACGTCAAGAGAACACGGGGGTGGACAAGACGTCTGACTCCACGCTCCAAGCCGGCACGCCATCAGGCCCCGCCTCCGAAATCTCCAATGCCTCCATGAGCCCTTCCAGCACCCCTACCACCTTAACGGACTTGACTAACCCCAGTATGCCGTCTGTCACCTCTGTCTTGACGTCAGTGCCAGGGAGCCTGGAGGTCCACGAATCCCGGAGCCCTTCACAGACGACTCTGACAAATCTTTTCTGA